The following coding sequences are from one Sulfitobacter sp. HNIBRBA3233 window:
- a CDS encoding glutathione S-transferase, protein MKLYYAPTSPYVRKVMIVLEETGQRNDVEIINTVTTPVAADAALLTKNPLSKVPALERTDGPTLYDSRVITAYLNDRAGGSLYPQGARRWDTLTLEATADGMLDAALLMVYEGRIRPEDKRMPEWIEGQWDKIARAATALNTRWMSHLQGPLDMGQIAVGCALAYIDFRHGARDWRSGNDELAKWFEAFESREWMKSTRPPEA, encoded by the coding sequence ATGAAACTCTATTACGCACCAACATCGCCCTACGTGCGCAAGGTCATGATCGTTCTGGAAGAGACGGGCCAGCGGAACGATGTCGAGATCATCAATACTGTAACGACACCTGTCGCGGCGGATGCTGCCCTTTTGACCAAGAATCCGCTGTCGAAGGTTCCGGCACTCGAGCGGACGGATGGCCCGACGCTATATGACAGCCGTGTTATTACCGCCTACCTCAATGACCGCGCGGGCGGATCGCTTTATCCGCAGGGCGCGCGCCGCTGGGATACGCTGACGCTCGAGGCGACGGCGGATGGTATGCTCGATGCCGCGCTGCTGATGGTATACGAAGGACGCATCCGTCCCGAAGACAAGCGGATGCCCGAGTGGATCGAGGGCCAGTGGGACAAGATCGCACGGGCAGCGACCGCGCTGAACACACGCTGGATGAGCCACCTGCAAGGGCCGCTGGACATGGGGCAGATCGCTGTAGGCTGTGCGCTGGCCTACATCGATTTCCGCCATGGCGCGCGGGACTGGCGCAGTGGCAACGACGAACTGGCGAAATGGTTCGAAGCCTTCGAATCGCGTGAATGGATGAAATCGACGCGCCCGCCGGAGGCCTGA
- a CDS encoding FMN-binding negative transcriptional regulator: MHPNPVYHDAEKARNLAFAAERGFGTLAVSSDGVPLLSHVPFLIDAGGASADLHLVRSNPIARLDESRVPARIAVSGPDSYVSPDWYEAEDQVPTWNYIAVQLTGTLERLPADRMRDMLDKQSAGYETRLLPKTPWTTDKMTPDALDRMMRAIVPYRFHIEDIDGTWKLGQNKPDAVRRAAADRMAEHGFGSEAGVLARMMRDLDHR; encoded by the coding sequence ATGCACCCCAATCCGGTCTACCACGACGCCGAAAAGGCCCGGAATCTTGCTTTCGCGGCGGAACGTGGCTTTGGCACGCTTGCGGTGTCGTCCGATGGGGTCCCGTTGCTGAGCCATGTGCCATTCCTGATCGACGCGGGCGGGGCCTCTGCCGATCTGCATCTGGTGCGCTCGAACCCGATCGCACGGCTGGACGAATCGCGGGTCCCCGCGCGGATCGCCGTGTCGGGACCGGACAGCTATGTATCGCCCGACTGGTACGAGGCCGAAGATCAGGTGCCGACGTGGAACTACATCGCTGTCCAGCTCACCGGTACGCTTGAACGGCTGCCCGCCGACCGGATGCGCGACATGCTGGACAAGCAATCCGCCGGCTACGAGACGCGCCTTTTGCCCAAGACGCCCTGGACCACGGACAAGATGACGCCGGACGCCCTGGACCGGATGATGCGCGCGATCGTTCCCTACCGGTTTCACATCGAAGACATCGACGGCACGTGGAAACTTGGCCAGAACAAGCCCGACGCGGTGCGCCGCGCGGCGGCGGACCGGATGGCCGAACACGGCTTCGGAAGCGAAGCCGGTGTTCTGGCGCGGATGATGCGCGACCTCGATCACCGCTGA
- a CDS encoding 6,7-dimethyl-8-ribityllumazine synthase, translating into MKDDTSAPRRFAFVKAQWHADIVDRALDGFIETAPDARTDVFDVPGAFELPLKAQQLARTGTYDAVICAAFVVDGGIYRHDFVASAVVDGLMRVGLDTGVPVLSVSLTPHHYQETDHHNAIYRAHFVEKGREAARAALSITEAPAVQVAAE; encoded by the coding sequence ATGAAAGACGACACTTCCGCCCCCCGCCGCTTCGCCTTTGTGAAGGCCCAGTGGCATGCCGACATCGTGGATCGCGCGCTGGACGGCTTTATCGAAACGGCACCGGATGCGCGGACCGATGTATTCGACGTCCCCGGTGCGTTCGAGCTGCCGCTGAAAGCGCAGCAACTGGCCCGGACGGGCACATACGATGCCGTCATCTGTGCCGCCTTCGTGGTGGACGGCGGCATCTACCGCCACGATTTCGTCGCCAGCGCCGTGGTGGACGGTCTGATGCGGGTGGGGCTGGATACAGGGGTGCCTGTGCTTTCGGTGTCGCTGACCCCGCACCACTATCAGGAAACGGATCACCACAACGCGATCTACCGCGCGCATTTCGTCGAAAAGGGCCGCGAGGCTGCCCGCGCTGCCCTGTCGATTACCGAGGCGCCCGCAGTTCAGGTCGCTGCCGAATAG
- a CDS encoding thiamine ABC transporter ATP-binding protein, whose protein sequence is MLKLENAVIAQGDFELRADLSILPGRKYAVIGPSGAGKSTLLNAMAGFVALRAGRLMWDDRDLTHSAPGARPMTMLFQDNNLFGHLSVMQNVGLGLRPDLRLTAPERERVGAALARVGLQGKAQSKPGTLSGGQQSRVALARVLVQAEPLLLLDEPFAALGPALRNEMLDLVQELVGETNAALVMVTHAPQDVRRIADDVIFVEGGRAHAPRPAAALMDDPPPELRAYLG, encoded by the coding sequence GTGCTGAAGCTTGAAAATGCAGTGATCGCGCAGGGCGATTTCGAGCTGCGGGCCGATCTGTCGATCCTGCCTGGCCGGAAATACGCGGTGATCGGGCCTTCGGGCGCGGGCAAATCCACATTGCTTAACGCGATGGCGGGGTTTGTGGCGCTTCGGGCCGGGCGGCTGATGTGGGACGACCGCGACCTGACCCATTCGGCGCCCGGCGCACGCCCGATGACGATGCTTTTTCAGGACAACAATCTTTTCGGCCATCTGAGCGTGATGCAAAACGTGGGGCTGGGTCTGCGGCCTGACTTGCGTCTGACCGCGCCCGAGCGGGAACGTGTCGGCGCGGCGCTCGCGCGGGTCGGATTGCAGGGCAAGGCGCAGTCAAAGCCGGGGACGCTGTCCGGCGGGCAACAAAGCCGCGTCGCGCTGGCGCGGGTGCTGGTGCAGGCCGAGCCGCTGCTGCTGCTGGATGAGCCATTCGCGGCGCTCGGTCCCGCGCTGCGCAACGAAATGCTGGATCTTGTGCAGGAACTCGTCGGAGAGACCAACGCCGCGCTGGTGATGGTCACCCACGCGCCGCAGGACGTGCGGCGGATCGCGGATGACGTCATCTTCGTGGAGGGCGGTCGCGCCCATGCGCCGCGTCCGGCGGCGGCGCTGATGGATGATCCGCCGCCGGAATTGCGTGCCTATCTGGGCTGA
- a CDS encoding thiamine/thiamine pyrophosphate ABC transporter permease ThiP, translating into MAQRIVPIGSRAGIGAAGLTLALILAALVAVLLRAEAGSGLAPSDWAAIRFTVHQALWSAGLSVLLALPVARALARRRFVGRGALVTLLGAPFILPVIVAVFGLLTVFGRNGWMNDLLAALGLPGVSVYGFHGVVLAHVFFNLPLATRLLLQGWQTIPAERFRLAAQLRLTPWAVFQAIERPMLLQMVPGIFVLIFVICLTSFAVALTLGGGPRATTVELAIYQAFRFDFDLGRAAMLSVVQLVLAGGLALAALRFVPQISVGGGLDRVRQRWDANRAAQRLLDGAWITSAAAFLLLPLCAVVLRGLGGLALMPVSVWEAAGISIAVAGLSICVMLALALPMSGWIASRRGGGMEAIGLLGLSASPLMIGTGWFLLINPVADPFDFALAVTVIVNAMMALPFALRTMVPPMRDTIQVYGRLAATLDLRGFGFWRIVLLPRLRSQIGFAAGLTGALSMGDLGVITLFANPDRVTLPLQMYRLMGAYQMEAAAGAALLLLVLSLAVFWICDRGGRLRAEA; encoded by the coding sequence ATGGCTCAACGCATTGTCCCAATAGGATCTAGGGCAGGGATCGGCGCGGCGGGGCTTACCCTCGCGCTGATCCTCGCCGCACTTGTCGCGGTTCTGTTGCGGGCCGAGGCGGGATCGGGGCTGGCCCCGAGCGATTGGGCCGCAATCAGGTTTACGGTGCATCAGGCGCTCTGGTCTGCGGGGCTGTCCGTTCTTCTTGCGCTGCCGGTCGCGCGGGCCTTGGCGCGGCGCCGCTTTGTCGGGCGCGGTGCGCTGGTGACGCTGCTGGGCGCGCCATTCATTCTGCCGGTGATCGTGGCGGTCTTCGGTCTGCTGACAGTGTTCGGGCGGAACGGCTGGATGAATGACCTGCTGGCGGCGCTGGGCCTTCCGGGCGTGTCGGTCTACGGATTTCACGGGGTCGTACTCGCCCATGTCTTTTTCAACCTGCCGCTGGCGACGCGGTTGCTGTTGCAGGGCTGGCAGACCATTCCGGCGGAGCGTTTCAGGCTCGCCGCGCAATTGCGCCTGACGCCATGGGCCGTGTTTCAGGCAATCGAACGTCCGATGCTCTTGCAGATGGTGCCCGGCATTTTCGTTCTGATCTTCGTGATCTGCCTGACCAGTTTTGCCGTGGCACTGACGCTGGGCGGCGGGCCGCGCGCCACGACGGTCGAACTGGCGATCTATCAGGCCTTCCGTTTCGATTTCGATCTGGGGCGCGCGGCGATGCTGTCTGTGGTGCAGCTGGTCCTCGCGGGGGGGCTGGCGCTGGCGGCGTTGCGGTTCGTTCCGCAGATCAGCGTAGGCGGCGGGCTGGACCGCGTCCGCCAGCGCTGGGATGCGAACCGCGCGGCGCAGCGGCTTCTTGATGGTGCATGGATCACCTCCGCTGCCGCGTTTCTGCTGCTTCCGCTGTGCGCCGTCGTGCTGCGCGGCCTCGGGGGGCTGGCCCTCATGCCCGTTTCGGTCTGGGAGGCGGCCGGTATCTCGATTGCGGTGGCGGGGCTGAGCATTTGCGTCATGCTGGCGCTGGCGCTGCCGATGTCGGGCTGGATCGCCAGCCGCCGGGGCGGCGGGATGGAGGCCATCGGGCTTCTGGGTTTGTCGGCCTCTCCGCTGATGATCGGGACCGGATGGTTCCTGCTGATAAATCCGGTTGCCGATCCTTTCGATTTTGCGCTGGCTGTCACGGTGATCGTCAACGCGATGATGGCGCTGCCTTTCGCGCTGCGCACGATGGTGCCGCCGATGCGTGATACGATACAGGTCTACGGGCGGCTGGCGGCGACGCTGGATCTTCGTGGGTTTGGCTTCTGGCGCATCGTGCTGTTGCCCCGCCTGCGCAGCCAGATCGGGTTCGCCGCCGGTCTGACGGGGGCGCTGTCCATGGGCGATTTGGGGGTGATCACGCTTTTTGCCAATCCCGACCGGGTCACGCTGCCGTTGCAGATGTACCGCCTGATGGGGGCCTACCAGATGGAGGCCGCAGCCGGTGCGGCGCTTTTGCTTCTGGTGCTGAGCCTTGCCGTTTTCTGGATTTGTGACAGGGGAGGGCGCCTGCGTGCTGAAGCTTGA
- the thiB gene encoding thiamine ABC transporter substrate binding subunit, whose protein sequence is MKYLTFAAATFGASAALAQTPVLTVYTYDSFTSDWGPGPVIEKAFEEVCACDLNLVGMGDGAALLARLRLEGARSDADVVMGLDTSLIAAAKETGLFAETPVEAAYDLPVAWNDPVFVPYDWGYFAFVHNKDFEAPTDFRALAESDASIIIQDPRSSTPGLGLLMWVKSAYGDEASAIWEGLADNVVTVTKGWSEAYGLFLEGESDMVLSYTTSPAYHLIAEDDDSKTTASFTEGHYMQIEVLGRLAGSDTPDLAAQFMEFMVSDAAQSALPTTNWMYPAVTPDGGLPDGFDTLTTPEKALLTPAEEVPAIREEALAEWLNALSQ, encoded by the coding sequence ATGAAGTATCTTACGTTTGCAGCAGCAACATTCGGCGCCAGTGCCGCACTGGCACAAACACCCGTGCTTACCGTCTATACATACGACAGCTTCACGTCCGACTGGGGCCCGGGCCCGGTGATCGAAAAGGCGTTCGAGGAAGTCTGCGCCTGCGATCTGAACCTTGTGGGCATGGGCGATGGCGCAGCACTTCTCGCGCGGCTGCGGCTTGAGGGCGCGCGGTCTGACGCAGATGTGGTGATGGGGCTCGATACGTCGCTGATCGCTGCCGCGAAGGAAACCGGTCTTTTTGCCGAGACGCCTGTGGAGGCCGCCTACGATCTGCCGGTCGCGTGGAACGACCCGGTTTTCGTGCCCTACGATTGGGGTTATTTCGCATTCGTTCACAACAAGGATTTCGAAGCGCCCACGGATTTCCGCGCGCTGGCGGAAAGTGACGCGTCGATCATCATCCAGGATCCGCGTTCGTCGACTCCCGGTCTGGGCCTTCTGATGTGGGTCAAGTCGGCCTACGGCGACGAGGCATCGGCGATCTGGGAAGGGCTGGCCGATAACGTCGTGACGGTCACCAAAGGCTGGTCCGAAGCCTACGGTCTGTTCCTCGAGGGGGAATCGGACATGGTGCTGAGCTATACGACTTCGCCCGCCTACCACCTGATCGCCGAGGACGACGACAGCAAGACCACTGCATCCTTCACCGAAGGTCACTACATGCAGATCGAGGTGCTGGGCCGGCTTGCCGGCAGCGATACACCGGATCTGGCCGCGCAATTCATGGAATTCATGGTCTCCGACGCGGCGCAATCGGCACTGCCCACGACGAACTGGATGTACCCGGCGGTGACACCCGATGGCGGGTTGCCCGACGGGTTCGACACCCTGACAACGCCTGAAAAGGCGCTGCTGACACCTGCCGAAGAGGTGCCCGCGATCCGCGAGGAAGCTTTGGCCGAATGGCTCAACGCATTGTCCCAATAG
- the aroC gene encoding chorismate synthase encodes MSINSFGHLFRVTTWGESHGPALGATVDGCPPGVEIDAGMIQHWLDKRKPGQNKFTTQRREADEVRILSGTFEGVTTGTPVQLLIENTDQRSKDYGDIKDKFRPGHADITYFQKYGVRDYRGGGRSSARETASRVAAGGLAREAIKAIAPNVQITGYMVQMGPHKIDRDAFDWDQIEQNPFWVPDARAAADWADYLDGLRKSGSSVGAIIEVTARGVPAGIGAPVYGKLDTDLAAAMMSINAVKGVEIGEGMSAAMLTGELNADEITMGPDGPQYSSNHAGGILGGISTGQDIVVRFAVKPTSSILTTRRTITKTGEETEIITKGRHDPCVGIRAVPVGEAMMACVILDHLLLHRGQVGENRGTIGPGA; translated from the coding sequence ATGTCGATCAACAGCTTTGGCCATCTTTTCCGTGTGACCACCTGGGGCGAAAGCCACGGGCCGGCTTTGGGTGCGACCGTGGATGGCTGCCCCCCGGGCGTAGAGATCGACGCGGGCATGATCCAGCACTGGCTCGACAAGCGCAAACCCGGGCAGAACAAATTCACCACCCAGCGCCGCGAGGCGGATGAGGTCCGGATTCTGTCTGGCACGTTCGAAGGCGTGACCACCGGCACCCCCGTGCAGTTGTTGATTGAAAACACCGACCAACGGTCGAAGGACTACGGCGATATCAAGGACAAGTTCCGCCCCGGTCATGCGGACATCACCTATTTCCAGAAGTACGGCGTGCGCGATTATCGCGGCGGCGGACGGTCCTCGGCGCGCGAGACGGCCAGCCGGGTCGCGGCGGGCGGTTTGGCCCGCGAGGCGATCAAGGCGATCGCGCCGAACGTGCAGATCACCGGCTACATGGTGCAGATGGGACCGCACAAGATCGACCGGGATGCGTTCGACTGGGACCAGATCGAGCAGAACCCTTTCTGGGTCCCGGACGCCCGCGCGGCAGCCGATTGGGCAGACTATCTCGATGGCCTGCGCAAATCGGGGTCTTCCGTCGGGGCGATCATTGAGGTCACCGCGCGCGGTGTCCCTGCGGGCATCGGCGCGCCTGTTTACGGCAAGCTCGATACCGATCTGGCGGCCGCGATGATGAGCATCAATGCCGTGAAGGGCGTCGAGATCGGCGAGGGCATGTCGGCGGCCATGCTGACCGGCGAGCTGAACGCGGACGAGATCACCATGGGCCCCGACGGCCCGCAGTATTCGTCAAATCACGCGGGCGGCATTCTGGGCGGGATCAGCACCGGACAGGACATCGTCGTGCGCTTTGCCGTCAAGCCGACCTCCAGCATCCTGACCACCCGCCGTACCATCACCAAGACCGGCGAAGAGACCGAGATCATCACCAAGGGCCGTCACGACCCCTGCGTCGGCATCCGCGCGGTGCCGGTGGGCGAGGCGATGATGGCCTGCGTGATCCTCGATCACCTGCTCCTCCACCGCGGGCAGGTCGGTGAAAACCGCGGCACGATCGGGCCCGGCGCGTGA
- a CDS encoding DMT family transporter produces the protein MKVEDFSARPALGVALKITAIFLFTCMSAIIKSTSDEIPPGEQVFFRSLFAIPIILAWLAQRGQLKIGLKAKKPMGHVWRGLFGTTAMGLTFGGLGLLPLPEVTAIGFATPIFTVLLAALMLGERIRFLRISAVAVGLVGVIIILWPRFGGARLDHMATIGALMILGATLMRSLVQIHLRQLVQNEHTAAIVFYFSATATVLSLFTLPFGWVVPTGQTALLLVSAGLVGGVAQILVTSSYRFGSVSMLAPYDYTSMLFAIVLGYVIFGELPTVMMLAGASLVIVAGVLVIWREHQLGMERGKIRAVSVPKS, from the coding sequence ATGAAGGTCGAGGATTTCTCAGCCAGACCGGCACTCGGTGTTGCCCTGAAAATCACCGCGATCTTTCTGTTCACCTGCATGTCGGCGATCATCAAATCCACCTCGGACGAGATCCCCCCAGGCGAGCAGGTATTCTTCCGCTCGCTGTTTGCCATCCCGATCATCCTTGCCTGGCTGGCCCAGCGCGGGCAGCTGAAAATCGGCCTGAAAGCCAAGAAGCCGATGGGCCACGTCTGGCGGGGCCTGTTCGGCACCACAGCCATGGGTCTGACGTTCGGCGGGCTGGGCCTGCTGCCCCTGCCCGAAGTCACGGCCATCGGGTTCGCCACTCCGATCTTCACGGTGCTTCTTGCCGCGCTGATGCTCGGAGAACGCATCCGATTCCTGCGGATCAGCGCGGTCGCCGTCGGGCTTGTCGGGGTCATCATCATCCTCTGGCCCCGGTTTGGCGGCGCGCGGCTGGATCACATGGCCACCATCGGTGCGCTGATGATCCTCGGGGCCACGCTGATGCGCAGCCTTGTCCAGATACACCTGCGCCAGCTGGTGCAGAACGAACATACAGCCGCGATCGTCTTTTACTTTTCGGCCACCGCGACCGTCCTGTCGCTGTTCACCCTGCCCTTCGGCTGGGTCGTCCCCACCGGGCAGACTGCACTCTTGCTCGTGTCGGCGGGGCTGGTGGGCGGCGTGGCCCAGATCCTCGTGACCTCCTCCTACCGGTTCGGATCGGTGTCGATGCTGGCGCCCTATGACTATACCTCGATGCTTTTTGCCATCGTGCTGGGCTACGTCATCTTCGGAGAACTGCCCACGGTGATGATGCTGGCGGGCGCCTCGCTCGTGATTGTGGCGGGCGTGCTCGTGATCTGGCGCGAACATCAACTGGGGATGGAGCGCGGCAAGATCCGCGCCGTATCCGTCCCGAAATCCTGA
- the cobO gene encoding cob(I)yrinic acid a,c-diamide adenosyltransferase, whose translation MTDDHKEKMQERQAEQRKKVSELKDPEQGLVLVHTGAGKGKSSSAFGVVIRALGWKQTVGVVQFIKGKWKTGERQFFDRLGEVTWHTMGEGFTWDTQDKDRDIAAAQAAFAKARDMMESGDYDLIVLDEINIAMRYDYLSVADVIAGLEARNARTGVILTGRDAKAELCDYADLVTEMTEVKHPFKAGIKAQRGVDY comes from the coding sequence ATGACCGACGACCACAAGGAAAAGATGCAAGAGCGTCAGGCCGAACAGCGAAAGAAGGTCTCGGAGCTTAAAGACCCCGAGCAGGGCCTCGTGCTGGTGCACACCGGCGCGGGCAAAGGCAAATCCTCCTCCGCTTTCGGTGTGGTGATCCGCGCGCTCGGCTGGAAGCAGACCGTCGGCGTCGTGCAGTTCATCAAGGGCAAATGGAAAACCGGCGAACGCCAGTTCTTCGACCGTCTGGGAGAGGTGACCTGGCATACGATGGGCGAAGGGTTCACCTGGGACACGCAGGACAAGGACCGCGACATCGCGGCGGCGCAGGCGGCTTTCGCCAAGGCCCGCGACATGATGGAAAGCGGCGACTATGACCTGATCGTTCTGGACGAGATCAACATCGCCATGCGCTACGACTATCTGTCGGTTGCGGATGTGATCGCCGGTCTGGAGGCGCGCAATGCACGTACCGGCGTGATCCTGACGGGCCGTGACGCCAAGGCCGAACTGTGCGACTATGCCGATCTGGTCACCGAAATGACCGAAGTGAAGCACCCATTCAAAGCGGGCATCAAGGCGCAGCGCGGCGTGGACTACTGA
- a CDS encoding SDR family NAD(P)-dependent oxidoreductase: MEQKVALVTGAARGIGFATAKLFLEEGWLVAALDRDGDALGPAVDELGQGASALVHDVSSPDQAQAAVAAAIEKFGRIDALVNNAGVADFGPIEETTFDRWRTVMATNLDGVFLMSQAAIPALKKTRGALLNIASISGLRASTLRVAYGTSKAAVIHLTKQQAAELGEYGIRANCVCPGPVRTKLAMAVHTQDIIDAYHDAIPLNRYGSEREIAEVIVFLCSDKASYVTGQVVASDGGFESTGVGLPALRK; encoded by the coding sequence GTGGAGCAGAAAGTCGCCCTCGTTACCGGTGCCGCACGCGGGATCGGGTTTGCCACCGCGAAACTCTTTCTCGAGGAAGGGTGGCTGGTTGCCGCACTCGACCGCGACGGCGATGCGCTCGGCCCTGCGGTGGACGAGCTTGGGCAGGGCGCAAGTGCGCTGGTCCATGACGTCTCCAGCCCCGATCAGGCGCAGGCCGCTGTGGCCGCCGCGATCGAGAAATTCGGCCGCATCGACGCGCTGGTCAACAACGCGGGCGTCGCCGATTTCGGCCCCATCGAGGAAACGACATTCGACCGCTGGCGCACCGTCATGGCCACGAACCTCGACGGGGTGTTCCTGATGTCGCAGGCCGCCATTCCGGCCCTGAAAAAGACACGCGGCGCGCTTTTGAACATCGCATCCATATCGGGGCTGCGCGCCTCGACCCTGCGGGTCGCCTACGGCACCTCGAAGGCGGCGGTGATCCATCTGACCAAACAGCAGGCCGCCGAACTGGGCGAATACGGCATTCGCGCCAATTGTGTCTGCCCCGGCCCTGTCCGGACCAAGCTTGCCATGGCCGTGCACACGCAGGACATCATCGACGCCTACCACGACGCCATCCCGCTGAACCGCTATGGATCGGAACGCGAAATCGCCGAGGTCATCGTGTTCCTGTGCTCTGACAAGGCAAGCTATGTCACCGGTCAGGTCGTGGCCTCTGACGGCGGTTTCGAGAGCACCGGTGTCGGCCTGCCGGCCCTGCGCAAATAA
- a CDS encoding cyclase family protein, whose translation MLFKSFSAFCLGLTLSAGAALAQDCDTSEQWGAEDTLGSANLVTPERTLEAVKLIKQGKSMPLGIAIGPNTPAFPPRSLSLQVVQPNQQGGQKLTGFGYEGNYNDDILQTWIGIGSQLDGLGHLGENGHYYNCLDEKEISAITGLTKLGTHAVPPLVGRAVILDMAAHAGVEVMQAGDHFGSEEIKAAAEAQGVEMGEGDIILFHTGWTEGMLESDPQAWGGTEPGLNNEGAEYIASLNPMAVGADTWGLEPIPAPDGDKVFYGHVTLLKKNGIYILETMNVGPLLREGVNEFMFVLGQPRIVGTVQAMINPVALY comes from the coding sequence ATGTTATTCAAATCATTTAGTGCATTTTGCCTAGGCCTGACGCTGAGCGCGGGCGCGGCGCTCGCGCAGGATTGCGACACATCAGAGCAGTGGGGCGCGGAAGATACGCTCGGCTCTGCCAACCTTGTGACCCCCGAACGCACGCTTGAAGCGGTAAAGCTGATCAAGCAGGGCAAATCCATGCCGCTTGGCATTGCCATTGGGCCGAACACACCCGCCTTCCCGCCACGCTCGCTGTCGCTTCAGGTTGTGCAGCCGAACCAGCAAGGCGGTCAGAAACTTACCGGTTTCGGCTACGAGGGCAATTACAACGACGATATTCTGCAAACATGGATAGGGATCGGCAGCCAGCTCGACGGGCTGGGCCACCTCGGGGAAAATGGCCACTACTACAACTGCCTCGACGAGAAAGAGATTTCCGCGATCACCGGCCTGACAAAGCTGGGCACCCATGCGGTGCCACCGCTGGTGGGCCGCGCCGTGATCCTTGATATGGCCGCGCACGCCGGTGTCGAGGTGATGCAGGCGGGCGACCATTTCGGATCGGAAGAGATCAAGGCCGCCGCCGAGGCGCAGGGCGTCGAGATGGGCGAAGGCGACATCATCCTGTTCCACACCGGATGGACCGAAGGGATGCTGGAAAGCGATCCGCAAGCCTGGGGCGGCACCGAACCGGGGCTGAACAACGAGGGCGCGGAATATATCGCCTCGCTCAATCCCATGGCAGTGGGTGCGGACACATGGGGGCTTGAGCCGATCCCGGCACCCGACGGCGACAAGGTCTTTTACGGCCACGTCACCCTGCTGAAAAAGAACGGCATCTACATTCTGGAAACGATGAATGTCGGGCCGTTGCTGCGTGAGGGGGTGAACGAATTCATGTTCGTGCTCGGCCAGCCCCGTATTGTCGGCACGGTGCAGGCCATGATCAATCCGGTCGCGCTGTACTGA
- a CDS encoding branched-chain amino acid aminotransferase, whose amino-acid sequence MAGAYDDRDGHIWVDGQMVPWRDAKVHILTHAMHYASSVFEGERAYNGKIFKSREHSERLRRSAQMIDFEVPYTVDEIEAAKAEVLKASGLSDAYVRAIAWRGAGEDMGVASARNPVRMAIAAWEWGAYYGDAKMKGAKLDISKWKRPSPETIPSHAKAAGLYMICTMSKHAAEAKGCSDALMMDYRGYVAEATGANVFFVKDGEVHTPDPDCFLNGITRQTVIGMLKERGVTVHERHIMPEELEGFEQCWLTGTAAEVTPVGQIGDYTFEVGALTRDIAESYEKLVRA is encoded by the coding sequence ATGGCCGGAGCGTATGATGACCGGGACGGACATATCTGGGTAGACGGGCAAATGGTGCCCTGGCGCGATGCGAAGGTGCATATCCTGACCCACGCCATGCACTATGCCTCGTCGGTGTTCGAAGGCGAACGCGCCTACAACGGCAAGATCTTCAAAAGCCGCGAACATTCCGAGCGCCTGCGCAGGTCCGCACAGATGATCGACTTCGAAGTCCCCTACACGGTTGATGAAATCGAGGCTGCGAAGGCCGAGGTGCTGAAGGCCTCCGGCCTGTCGGACGCCTATGTCCGCGCGATCGCGTGGCGTGGCGCGGGCGAAGACATGGGCGTGGCCTCGGCGCGCAACCCCGTGCGCATGGCGATCGCCGCGTGGGAATGGGGGGCCTATTACGGCGACGCCAAGATGAAGGGGGCCAAGCTCGACATCTCGAAGTGGAAGCGCCCCAGCCCCGAAACGATCCCGAGCCACGCAAAGGCGGCGGGTCTTTACATGATTTGCACGATGTCCAAACACGCGGCAGAGGCCAAGGGATGTTCGGACGCGTTGATGATGGATTACCGCGGCTACGTGGCTGAGGCGACCGGGGCGAACGTGTTCTTCGTAAAGGACGGAGAGGTGCATACGCCGGACCCTGACTGTTTCCTGAACGGGATCACGCGGCAGACGGTGATCGGGATGCTCAAGGAGCGTGGCGTTACGGTGCACGAACGCCACATCATGCCAGAAGAGCTCGAAGGTTTTGAGCAGTGCTGGCTGACAGGCACCGCCGCCGAGGTGACGCCGGTGGGGCAGATCGGCGACTATACCTTCGAGGTTGGCGCGCTGACGCGCGACATTGCCGAAAGCTACGAGAAGCTGGTGCGCGCCTGA